Part of the Saccharomyces paradoxus chromosome XI, complete sequence genome, CGTGGTTGTATGTAATACTGTAAGCCTTTCTTGAGTTTGCTATTACGTATCCCTGCGGTACGTGCTCGTGTATCATGACAAAAGGGTCGGGTGGCAAAAAGAGGTAAAAGAAGGTGATCAAAAAGGGCCATTAAGTAGGATGAGCAACCGCCAATCGTTAAATATAACCGAATAAAAAGTAACTTTAGTAGCAAAGCAAAGAACATATACCTATAGCTATGAGCAGCAATAATAGTGGTGTCTCTGCCGCCGCCGGAGAAATCGACGAGAGTCTTTATTCTCGTCAACTTTATGTGCTAGGTAAGGAAGCCATGTTGAAAATGCAAACGTCTAATGTATTAATTCTCGGTTTGAAGGGGCTAGGTGTTGAGATAGCGAAGAACGTTGTGTTGGCAGGTGTCAAGTCCATGACCCTTTTTGACCCTGAACCGGTTCAATTGGCAGACTTATCTacccaattttttttgaccGAAAAAGACATTGGTCAAAAGAGAGGAGATGTGACTAGGACCAAGCTGGCAGAGTTGAATGCATACGTTCCGGTTAATGTATTGGACTCCTTAGATGATGTCACCCAATTGAGTCAATACCAGGTCGTGGTCGCTACAGACACTGTTTCTTTGGAAGATAAGGTGAAAATTAACGAATTTTGCCATTCTTCCGGCATTAGGTTCATTTCCTCGGAGACAAGAGGTTTGTTTGGTAATACTTTTGTAGACCTCGGTGACGAGTTCACAGTGTTGGACCCAACGGGTGAAGAACCTCGCACTGGTATGGTTTCAGACATCGAGCCTGATGGAACAGTGACCATGTTAGATGACAACAGACACGGACTGGAAGACGGAAATTTTGTCAGGTTTTCCGAAGTAGAAGGTCTTGATAAGTTGAATGATGGGACGCTTTTCAAAGTTGAGGTTTTGGGGCCATTTGCATTCAGAATTGGCTCAGTCAAAGAATTTGGCGAGTATAAGAAGGGTGGTATTTTCACCGAAGTCAAAGTACCCCGTAAAATCTCAtttaaatctttgaaaCAACAATTGTCTAATCCTGAGTTTATTTTCGCAGATTTTGCTAAATTCGATAGAACTGCTCAATTGCACTTAGGATTTCAGGCTTTACATCAATTTGCCGTTAGACACAATGGTCAGCTGCCAAGAACAATGAATGATGAAGACGCCAATGAATTAATCAAGTTGGTTACAGATTTATCCGTTCAGCAACCGGAGGTTCTGGGTGAAGGTGTAGATGTTAATGAAGATTTAATCAGAGAGCTTTCTTATCAGGCAAGGGGTGACATCCCAGGTGTTGTAGCATTCTTTGGTGGCCTTGTCGCGCAAGAAGTGTTAAAAGCATGTTCTGGTAAATTTACTCCACTGAAGCAATTCATGTATTTTGATTCCCTAGAATCATTGCCAGATCCTAAAAATTTCCTAAGAAATGAGAAGAGTACTCAGCCAATAAACTCTCGTTACGATAATCAAATTGCGGTTTTCGGCTTGGATTTCCAGAAAAGGATTGCTAATTCAAAAGTCTTTCTTGTCGGGTCTGGTGCCATTGGTTGTGAgatgttgaaaaactgGGCACTTCTAGGGCTCGGTTCTGGTTCAGATGGTTACATCGTTGTTACGGATAACGATTCGATTGAGAAATCCAACCTGAACCGTCAATTCTTATTTAGACCAAAGGACGTCGGGAAGAACAAATCTGAAGTGGCTGCAGAGGCCGTTTGCGCCATGAACCCTGATTTGAAGGGCAAGATAAATGCTAAGATTGATAAAGTGGGGCCAGAAACTGAGGAAATATTTAACGATTCGTTTTGGGGAAGTCTTGATTTTGTTACCAACGCTCTAGACAATGTCGACGCAAGAACATACGTGGATCGTCGTTGTGTGTTTTATAGAAAACCACTACTGGAATCTGGTACCCTAGGTACCAAAGGTAATACTCAAGTTATCATTCCAAGATTGACTGAatcatattcttcttctagaGACCCACCAGAAAAGTCTATCCCATTGTGTACTCTGCGTTCTTTCCCAAACAAGATTGATCACACAATTGCTTGGGCCAAATCTCTTTTCCAAGGTTACTTCACTGATTCCGCTGAAAACGTTAATATGTACTTGACACAACCGAATTTCGTTGAGCAAACACTAAAGCAAAGCGGTGATGTAAAGGGAGTTTTAGAATCCATTTCAGATTCTTTATCTAATAGACCGCacaattttgaagattgtATCAAATGGGCGAGATTGGAGttcgaaaagaaatttaacCACGATATTAAGCAGTTATTATTCAACTTCCCAAAGGACGCTAAGACTTCCAACGGTGAACCATTTTGGTCCGGTGCTAAGCGTGCTCCAACACCGTTAGAGTTTGACATTTACAATAATGATCACTTCCATTTTGTTGTAGCAGGCGCTAATTTGCGCGCATATAATTATGATATAAAAAGTGATGACTCTGATTCTAAACCTAATGTGGATGAGTACAAGTCTGTCATCGATCATATGATAATTCCAGAATTCACCCCAAATGCCAATTTGAAGATTCAAgttaatgatgatgatcCAGATCCAAATGCTAATGCTGTTAGTGGCTCAGATGAAATCGATCAGCTGGCATCATCCTTACCAGATCCTTCTACTTTGGCGGGCTTTAAATTGGAACCTGTAGATTTCGAGAAAGACGATGATACTAACCACCACATTGAGTTCATAACGGCTTGTTCCAACTGTAGAGCTCAAAACTACTTTATTGAAACTGCAGATCGTCAAAAGACTAAATTTATAGCAGGCCGTATTATTCCCGCCATCGCAACAACCACTTCTTTGGTTACTGGTTTGGTCAATTTGGAATTATATAAGCTGGTTGACAACAAGACAGATATTGAGCAATACAAGAATGGCTTTGTTAATTTAGCCTTGCCATTTTTCGGTTTTTCAGAACCAATTGCTTCGCCAAAGGGAGAATATAACAACAAGAAATATGATAAGATTTGGGATAGATTTGATATTAAAGGAGATATCAAATTAAGTGAGTTAATTGAACATTTCGAAAAAGATGAAGGTTTGGAGATAACAATGCTTTCCTATGGCGTTTCTCTGCTCTATGCCTCCTTTTTCCCCCCAAAGAAGCTGAAAGAAAGATTGAATTTACCAATCACTCAATTGGTTAAACTGGTGACAAAGAAAGATATTCCAGCGCATGTATCTACAATGATTCTAGAAATTTGTGCAGATGATAAGGAAGGCGAGGATGTGGAAGTTCCTTTTATTACCATTCATCTATGAGTAACTAATTAACcgaaacaaaaaaataaattaaatatatatattaaataGGTATATATGTATGACTTTTCACaaacttttctttggtaaaaagaattattattattattattattattattattattattattattattattattattattattattattattgtttatcATTAAGAACTTTTCTCGATATTTTGGTTATGTTTTAAGcatattattttatatttcgGTTGGGTTCAACTACTTCGGTTGGAAACGATCCGAAATAATTCCCCACgattattatataaagcGTCGAAGTTTCCTTGCTCAACTACCTTACCATCTTTAAAAACGGCAATTGAGTTACAAGACCTCATCATTTGTTCGTTGTGCGTTATAACGATTGTTAGTAGAGCGGGCGGTCCTTTCTTGACGATCTCGTTGATGATACAGGAGCTGACAGAATCCAAAGCTGAAGTACATTCATCTAAAAtcagaatttttgattttcttaGAAGTGCTCGGGCTATGCAGAGCCTTTGCGCTTGTCCACCTGACAATAAGGTTGTATCAATACGTGTATCCAAGCCCTGAAATGATGAGGTTACGAAGTCATAGATTCCCACATATTTTAATGCGTCATACATTTCAATCTCAGGTATTTCGCCCAGACAACCATACGTTAAGTTATCTCTAATGGTTCCATTGAATAATAAAGGTTTTTGCTCAACCACCGAAATTTCTCCTCTTAAACTTGTCAAATTCCAGTCATTTACGTCCGTGCCGTCTATTTTAATTTTGCCTATTTCACAATCATAGAGTCTTGTCAGTAAAAGTACAAGTGTAGATTTTCCTGAGCCTGATTCACCAATAATACCTAATGTCTGTCCACAAAACATGTCAAGTTTCATGTGTTTATAAACAAAGGCGGTGGGTGCAGATGGATAGGCGAATGTCAGATTTTGTATTGAAACGATTggtattttttccttttcataGTATGTGCGACCAGCTATGCCTATTACTCTAgcattattgttttcaacTTCTAAGGTGTCCCGTTTTTCATCGAGAATCCTATATATAAAACTGGCAGCACGTTGGCCTCTACTGATGTCAGGGATCTGACTTACCAGACTAGTGCACGACATAATAGTGAATAATAACAAAGTGAAGGTCGcaaacattttctttgaggTGTACTCGTGAATCATAACCAGCTTTAATCCATAATAGTAAAGAATAGCTTGAATACACATGGCAATCATGTTTGTCATAGATATACCGAACCCTGTGGCAATGGCACGTTTGGAAGCAATTTGTTgcattttgatttttaacTCATGGTAGGACATttggaaatgaaattcaGCCTGTAAACACTTAATAGTTTTAATGCTAGTGACAATCTGGTACAAGCAATTTTCTAACTGTGCGACAGATGTTTTATAATCCGTTTCATATTTCTGTAAAATACCGCCATATATGgctgaaaatattattattagcGGAAACATTGAAATACAAACCAAACTTAACTTCCAACCCGATACTAATGCCCAAATTAACCCAATAGTTGATACAGTAATGAAACTAGTCATTGCACTTAAAAATTCAGAGACCAAAGATCTCAAATCTCTGAGATCATTCAATACTAAAGCGGAAATTTCAGAAGCTTTGTTGTTTTCACCAGAAAACCAGTTCATATTCTTTCTCGTTAGCTTTTCCATAACTTCGTTCCTAAGATCCATAATCCAGTATTCACTGCAGTAACCTAATAGAAATCCTTTAgcaaaattaaaaatacCATCTGCCGCAGCCACGCCAAGAACAACGAACGACCATTTCGCTAAATAGTATGAAGAGCCAGTATCCCCATCCGTGAGTGGAACAATTCCTTCTAACAAGAAACTGAATGTATATGAAAAGACAGGATTTGTGGCACCTGCGATAAAAGAACATAGCAGCCCTAAAATCAGAGTTTTTTTGTATCTTATACTTTTGATCATTCTCCTGATTATTTGAATAATGCTCAGAAGTTGTGGTCCTGTTGCACTTTCGATGTTGTTTTGTTGTTCTAGCACATATTCGGTATTTTCCTCTTCGATCTTAATTCGTCTTGTTTTACAGTTTGATCTTTTCTGATAGATTGCTTCGTAAAAGGACAGCTGATCTGCCTCATCATATCCCAGATTACTTAGGCCTGCTTCGAATTTGGGAGTTTCCAGTTGAGAATTAACACTTTCCACAGTTTGTAtggatttttcttcaatctCTGTATTTACAATAGTTTTCGCGTCAGAATAGTCATTCTGTAGGTGATACCATGTGCTAAATGTAGTGGTCGGATCCGATAAAAGTTCAGACTGGATACCgctttcaacaatttttccCTCCTTCATTAAGTACAAATAATCATCAGACTCGATTTGGCCCAATTCATGCGTTGATATGATTGTAGTCTTTCCTTTCCTCCAATGTCGAATCGCCTTCATCAACAGATTGCGATGAACAATATCTAGAGCCGACACAGCTTCGTCTAAGAACAATATTGGAGTATCTCTAATGAAGGCACGTGCTATAGCAACTCTTTGTTGTTGCCCGCCACTAAGTGTAATGCCTCCACTCCCAATTAATGTTTCTAGTCCATTGGGTAGATCTAAAATAAGCCTGTCAAGAAGAGCCATCCTGCAGGCATCCTTGATCAAGTCTCTATTTTCACTGGTGCTGTAATCGGCATTTCTTATCGAATCTGTTGAACCTAAAAGAATATTGTTTCGAAGAGTATCATTAAATAGGGTGCAGCGCTGTTCTACGACggtgatattttcaattaGCAGTTTTCGGTCGATGGTTTGGATATTGCGGCCATTGATGGATATCGACCCATCATAGCCATCGTAAAACTTTAATAATAAGTTGGATAATGTGGATTTACCTGAACCTGATTTCCCTACTATAAAAGTAAATCGGCCTGCAGGGAAATTTAAATTAACGTTTTCCAGAACAGTTTCAGAAGGTCTGCTTGGATATGAAAACGAAACGTTGTCAAAAGTTAGATCACTAGTGGCATATTCTAATGGATACTGGGGGGCTACAATCTTATTCAAAGGATTTCGCTTGGGCCCATCTTCTAATAGAGTCAGTATTTTCCGCAAAGCCACTTCA contains:
- the STE6 gene encoding ATP-binding cassette a-factor transporter STE6 (Plasma membrane ATP-binding cassette (ABC) transporter~similar to YKL209C) — protein: MNFRDFKAARHYHIFRNVNIRSDYKLLTIMVIGTVATGLVPAITSILTGRVFDLLSVFVISGSHHVLYPQLVRRSMAVMALGVASVPVMWLSLTSWMHIGERQGFRIRSQILEAYLEKKPMEWYDTNEELLGDFTQINRCVEELRSSSAEASAITFQNLVAICALLGTSFYYSWSLTLIILCSSPIITFSAVLFSRMIHMYSEKENSETSKAAQLFTWSMNAAQLVRLYCTQPLERKNFREIILNCNTFFIRSCFFVAANAGILRFLTLTMFVQGFWFGSAMIKKGKLNINDVITCFHSCIMLGSTLNNTLHQIVVLQKGEVALRKILTLLEDGPKRNPLNKIVAPQYPLEYATSDLTFDNVSFSYPSRPSETVLENVNLNFPAGRFTFIVGKSGSGKSTLSNLLLKFYDGYDGSISINGRNIQTIDRKLLIENITVVEQRCTLFNDTLRNNILLGSTDSIRNADYSTSENRDLIKDACRMALLDRLILDLPNGLETLIGSGGITLSGGQQQRVAIARAFIRDTPILFLDEAVSALDIVHRNLLMKAIRHWRKGKTTIISTHELGQIESDDYLYLMKEGKIVESGIQSELLSDPTTTFSTWYHLQNDYSDAKTIVNTEIEEKSIQTVESVNSQLETPKFEAGLSNLGYDEADQLSFYEAIYQKRSNCKTRRIKIEEENTEYVLEQQNNIESATGPQLLSIIQIIRRMIKSIRYKKTLILGLLCSFIAGATNPVFSYTFSFLLEGIVPLTDGDTGSSYYLAKWSFVVLGVAAADGIFNFAKGFLLGYCSEYWIMDLRNEVMEKLTRKNMNWFSGENNKASEISALVLNDLRDLRSLVSEFLSAMTSFITVSTIGLIWALVSGWKLSLVCISMFPLIIIFSAIYGGILQKYETDYKTSVAQLENCLYQIVTSIKTIKCLQAEFHFQMSYHELKIKMQQIASKRAIATGFGISMTNMIAMCIQAILYYYGLKLVMIHEYTSKKMFATFTLLLFTIMSCTSLVSQIPDISRGQRAASFIYRILDEKRDTLEVENNNARVIGIAGRTYYEKEKIPIVSIQNLTFAYPSAPTAFVYKHMKLDMFCGQTLGIIGESGSGKSTLVLLLTRLYDCEIGKIKIDGTDVNDWNLTSLRGEISVVEQKPLLFNGTIRDNLTYGCLGEIPEIEMYDALKYVGIYDFVTSSFQGLDTRIDTTLLSGGQAQRLCIARALLRKSKILILDECTSALDSVSSCIINEIVKKGPPALLTIVITHNEQMMRSCNSIAVFKDGKVVEQGNFDALYNNRGELFRIVSNRSS
- the UBA1 gene encoding E1 ubiquitin-activating protein UBA1 (Ubiquitin activating enzyme (E1)~similar to YKL210W), translating into MSSNNSGVSAAAGEIDESLYSRQLYVLGKEAMLKMQTSNVLILGLKGLGVEIAKNVVLAGVKSMTLFDPEPVQLADLSTQFFLTEKDIGQKRGDVTRTKLAELNAYVPVNVLDSLDDVTQLSQYQVVVATDTVSLEDKVKINEFCHSSGIRFISSETRGLFGNTFVDLGDEFTVLDPTGEEPRTGMVSDIEPDGTVTMLDDNRHGLEDGNFVRFSEVEGLDKLNDGTLFKVEVLGPFAFRIGSVKEFGEYKKGGIFTEVKVPRKISFKSLKQQLSNPEFIFADFAKFDRTAQLHLGFQALHQFAVRHNGQLPRTMNDEDANELIKLVTDLSVQQPEVLGEGVDVNEDLIRELSYQARGDIPGVVAFFGGLVAQEVLKACSGKFTPLKQFMYFDSLESLPDPKNFLRNEKSTQPINSRYDNQIAVFGLDFQKRIANSKVFLVGSGAIGCEMLKNWALLGLGSGSDGYIVVTDNDSIEKSNLNRQFLFRPKDVGKNKSEVAAEAVCAMNPDLKGKINAKIDKVGPETEEIFNDSFWGSLDFVTNALDNVDARTYVDRRCVFYRKPLLESGTLGTKGNTQVIIPRLTESYSSSRDPPEKSIPLCTLRSFPNKIDHTIAWAKSLFQGYFTDSAENVNMYLTQPNFVEQTLKQSGDVKGVLESISDSLSNRPHNFEDCIKWARLEFEKKFNHDIKQLLFNFPKDAKTSNGEPFWSGAKRAPTPLEFDIYNNDHFHFVVAGANLRAYNYDIKSDDSDSKPNVDEYKSVIDHMIIPEFTPNANLKIQVNDDDPDPNANAVSGSDEIDQLASSLPDPSTLAGFKLEPVDFEKDDDTNHHIEFITACSNCRAQNYFIETADRQKTKFIAGRIIPAIATTTSLVTGLVNLELYKLVDNKTDIEQYKNGFVNLALPFFGFSEPIASPKGEYNNKKYDKIWDRFDIKGDIKLSELIEHFEKDEGLEITMLSYGVSLLYASFFPPKKLKERLNLPITQLVKLVTKKDIPAHVSTMILEICADDKEGEDVEVPFITIHL